Below is a window of Impatiens glandulifera chromosome 2, dImpGla2.1, whole genome shotgun sequence DNA.
AGATAAACATAAGaataagaacaaataaaaaaacaaatttaaaagcATAAAAAtgtaatgataaaattttaaaatattatagatgAAAAGACTGATACAATCTAAATAAGCataatattaagaataaaaaatgttataaaaaataataaaatctttttaCATAGGATtacaatagaaaaaaattaatatattattatattaaatataatatgttgagaaaaaaaaatattattatattatatatgatatattgagaaataagtaatatattattatataatatggaaagagaaaataatatttttatatataatatattgataaagttagaatattataatgaaataaatatataaaataaatactttataatatataattaataatattatatactaaaaattaaaaatttgggGCCTATGTAATTGCATTGCCCTTGGGTCGGACTCACTACCAAGGTCTGagcactcacatataataattatttagtcACCAGTataaaatgttaacactttaaccgctagaccatttataattatagaaaataattttataattatatatatatatatattgtaagttagattttgaataattatataaattatttactggggtctaatattatttattactagGAAGATTCCCACgccagataaaaatataaataaataaatttaaaaataataataatatgtattcaatttttaaaattcttaataaatcacgaataatatattaaaataaaaagaactcTCTcatccacattttattcatttcggtaaaacaacttatcttctcacatatctcatcatatattttttcgAATTAACCTAACATCTCGTGACCTAACACTTTCACtttaatcaatcaaatatttaattcatatttttttaatatttaacattgtgacctcacactttggtcaatcaaatatttgattcatattttttaaccacttttaaTTTATACCGACCTATTATCTCTCAACaaaccacatcacaatcacacttggttaaatgaatatatttttttttatgttacaagttcgaaacatacctatatcatttttaattttatttattcaatatttaaaattcttaataaatcacgaataatatattaaaataaaaaataaaacgctctcatttcacattttattcatttcgctAAAACAACTTATcatctcacatatttttttccgaatgaacctctcatctcgtgacataacactttcactttggtcaaccaaatatttgattcatgttttttaatatttaacatcgtgaactcatactttggtcaatcaaatatttgattcatattttttaatatttaacatcgtgaactcacactttggtcaatcaaatatttgattcatatttttttaaccactttcaattgatacggGCTtgttatctctcgacaaaccacatcacaatcacacttggttaaaggttgtacttgttttgttaggttgcaagtttgaaacatacatatagtattttttattttatttttaaccattttaagtttaagggTTGGTCAACCCAccatccgacccaaatattcatttactctcacatatatatccaaattaatcacggttctcgacccggtaatccggacactttaaaaattaagcatcattatatatatattagttacttaaaaagttgaacttatattgttaaaatgttccgtGTTAATCtaatttggttttgaatttaaaatataaagtgttatttgcctagttggttaaagagttgtacttgttttgttagatttttaatatttaacatcgtgacttcacactttggtcaatcaaatatttgattcatattttttaagcactttcaattgataccggcctattatctctcggcaaactacatcacaatcacacttggttaaaagttgtacttgttttgttaggttacaagttcgaaacatacctataacattttttattttatttttaaccattttaagtttaagggctggtcaactcacaatctgactcaagtattcatttactctcacatatatatatatctaaattaatcacagctctccgACAATTCTGACACTATAAAAATttagcatcattatatatatatatattagttagttaaaaagttgaacttatacgCGTTAATCtaatttggttttgaatttaaaatataaagtgttattagcctaattggttaaagaattatacttatttttgttaggttgtatgtttgaaatatacatttagtattttttattttatttttatcattttaagtttatgggcgggtcaacccacaatccgacttaaatatcaatttattcttacatatatatcaaattaaccacaattatcgacccgaacactttaaaaattaagcattatatatatatatagattatgttttaattttcattttataaattaaattcaccggtatgattttttttttaatagagtataaaatatgaataaaaaattacaataaaccGACTTACCTCATTTtcttgtaataattattttttattacgaGATATTAGATTCGatttatattcaaaaatatattaataattgatatataaataataattgaataaacCAAGAATATGTGTTATTATTTTTGGGTGTAAAAAATAAGAGCAGTGATTTGATTTGTTAATGTTGtccctaaaataaaaaaaaagcttAAACAGAAAGAAGTTTCTTCAGTCGCCGAAATCGCATTCAAAGAAGACGACAAACCCCACCAGTTTCTTCTTAAGCTGACCGTGAAGATCGTCTCTTTTGTACGTCTGTGTTAAATAGGGTTTCTTTCTCAACAACCCTCTTCAATACCCACCTCCCCGTTCATCTTTTCTCTAATAGGCTACTATTCCTCGATTGAAGACGGCAAAGAAACTAATCAACCTCGGTAAGCATCATTCATTTCAATCTCCAGTTGATATGATATAAAACATATGAATTTATGATTGATCTCCCGATTTGAAAATGTTTCAATCGGTAGTTGGATCTGTAAAGGAGAATCATAATAATGGTTCAAATAGTGGACGTTTATTGCGAGATATAGAGGAAATAAGTAAAGCCCTGTATCTAAATAGGGTTTCTAGTAACCGATCTAAATCCTCTGGAAGATATACTAAGATCAAGTTTGCCAATGAGGAATTGTTCGATGAGGAGAAGAAACCTTCCTCTTTATGGAAGAATTGGAAGCCCTTTAAGGCACTAACACACATCCGAAGTCATAGATTTTACTGCCATTTCTTTTTGCATGTACACACCATTGAAGATATACCATCGAGTCTCAACAATGCTTACTTATGTGTAAACTGGATTAGGAAGGAGAAAGAGCTGCAAACTCGTCCAGCTCCTGTTAGTCAAGGGTTTGCGGAATTTGAAGAGACTTTGGTCTTTAGGTGTCCTGTATATGGTAGTAAAAACCGACACCATCATTCAACAAAGTATGAGGCAAAGCCTTTTTTGCTTTCTGTATCTGTTATCGGGGATCCTTCTCTTGAAACAGGGAAACATTGGGTTGATCTCACTCGTCTGCTTCCACCTACGATGGACGAATTAGAGGTGGAGAAGAATTTAGGGAAATGGACGACTAGCTTCAGGCTTACAGGAAAAGCGAAAGGTGCAGTTCTAAATGTGAGTTTCGGATTTGCAGTAATGGGGAGACATCCATTTGAACAGAGCGCTAACATGAATATATTCAGGCTTTTACACGAGAATAGTTCGACTTTGAATGTACAGTTACCAAACCAAGGAACAGAGTTGGCTCAGTCAATAACGTCGCTCTATGAGAAACTTGACGAGGGAAAGTCTGAGCAGCAGCCTTGTATAGATGAATCATATGTTGACAATTCTGGAAATGAATTTTTTAGTGGAGAATTTACTGTAATTGATTGTGGGATAGAATTCTCCAGAATCAAATCATTGAGATCTGAAGATAGAAACGAATCTTTCGATGGTTATTCTGTTAAAACCATTAATTTGAAAGATATTTTCGACATTGATGACCCCGCACCTTTAACTGAGAGTACTGAAATCAAAAGAGACAACTTTGTGGTGGATTCTTCGGATGCAGATGATTCTCTTCGACAACAGAATCCAAGAATTGGAATTCAAATTGAAAGTGAATCGCCGAAGATGGAGAGATCTCGAAGTTTGGATGATATAACAGAATCcgatttcttaaaattattggGAATCGATCAGAATACATTGGAATCGGGTTATGAAACTGAGCCTCATTCGCCCAAGGAGCGTCTCGTATTGTTCGATGTTGATCAGATTGAAGAACAGTTAGATTTCGAAGAGCATAAGAACGATAACACGTCTCTTATAAGTCGGAGAAATGCAAAGATGCTTGAAGTTATGGAAACAAAAGCTTTAATGGTGGAATGGAATCTAGACGAGAAATTCTTTTTGGGTTCTCCTTCTATTTCCTCAGGTGGTTTTGGTAGTCCGATTTATATCCCATCTATCGACGTGCCCTTAGAGTTTCCTCCAATAGCGGAAGGTTTGGATTCTTTTCTCGAGACTAAGGATGGCGGTTTCTTGCGATCAATGAATCCATGTCTTTTCAAGGAAGCTAAAAATGGTGGCCGGTTGATCATGCAAGTTTCAGTACCGGTTGTGTTGCCTGTTGTGATGGGCTCTAGCATAATGGAGATATTGGAGCATTGGGCCTCAGTTGGAAACCAAAAAATGCAGATGCAGATGAACAAGTTAATGCCTTTAGAAGACTTAACAGGGAAGAAGATGGAAGAGATGGCATGGAATCTTGCATCTAAACAGGAAGCCATTAAAAGGTTAGAAAGATTATCTTTTTTGTTGATCTTACTAGAACCCATAACCAAAAAACCTAATTTTTCGAAAACctcaaaaatacaaattaaatataacattgCCCAGACAGTACTTATTGAAATGATATATTagtttttcttgtttgatcttgggttatttgaataatctttgatttatttgaacACAATCTTAAATGAATTACTTAGattaattgatcaaaatatttttaggccttgtttgatgcaGGTTATGAAAAACTTGGTCATTTGggattatttcaataaaatgagACTATATGAAGTGTATTTTGGCATTTTAACTGAGAATTTGAGAATGTTATGACAGATTGGATAGTGgaatatttagaaataatctcaaataacccacatcaatcAAAGcttagtattaatattttaaaatataaaacataatgtaGAGGTATTTTGcagtgttctaaatggcggtAGGCGGTGGCGGAGCGGTAAGTGACTGCCTACTGCCTCAGGTGCCTAGGCGGTGCTTAGGCGGTGCTTAGGCGGTGCCTAAGcggttgaatataaataaatttaaatataaatataataaagatgttctataattatcattttatcaaaaaaccaaattaatattctctaacATAGTAacatctaacaaaaataagtatgtagACGAGCTGAAGAAAAGATAGATGTTTAGATGATCGAATGATATGTAGATGATACGGGAGGTGAGGTGAATGAGATAAGAAAcggaaaagaagaagataaatgaaTTGGAATGCAAAgaatcatttcaaaatttatataaatagtggGAGATAAAGAgtgtttttattgaatttatatatatattaatattagtaattaattaattaaaaataataaataattaaataatttgaccgCCTCATTTATAGGCGGAGCGGTGTTGGACGCCTACCGCCTAGGCGGCCGCCTTgaccgccatttagaacactggtattttgatattttagttgatgatttaaaTGACGTGATTGAGATGGGTCTCAAAGGAATATTTGTGAATGACTGTTGATTGGAtggtggattatttgaaaataatcccAAATAATTCACATTAAACAACCTCCAAGGTTCTTGACATGAGAAAAAAATGTGTATCAGAAACCACAAATCATTCGAAAAGACAATTCAGCAAAAGAAGATACTTATATTAACATCTCAACATTTAATCAATTTGAAATATGATTTGAATTTCTGTTGTGATCGAAGTACTTATGGTAGAATTGGAtactgaattatttgaaatcctAAACTGTTTACActctacatttatttttattccattTTAGTAAGTAGAATTGGAtactgaattatttgaaatcctAAACTGTTTACActctacatttatttttgttccaTTTTAGTAAGTATTTAATACTATTTATCTATCCATTGCAGTAGAAGATTGAGTTCTTTGAACGTAgaacaacaagaagaagatGGGGAGAATGAATCATCCTTTGATTATGTTCTTGATGAACTGATATTAAACAGTCAATTCAGTAATGATATGGATTCAGATCTAATAGCTCTAAAAGACGTTGCTCCTTTGACAATGGATAAGATCGAAGCTCTCACTATTCAAGGTTTAAGAATCCAGTCTGGTCTATCCGACGAAGAAGCACCATCAACCATTAGGCCTCAGTCAATTGGCAACAATGTAACCTTCTTAAACAAAGGCCATCTTTTGTGcttcgatgaagaagaagaagaagaagattctaATAAGGCGCAACTAAACGAAGAACATAACGATATCGATCACTTGATAAACTTATCTATAACACTAGACGAATGGCTGAGATTGGATTCTGGGTTGTTTGACGAAATAACCGACACTTCCGAGATACTTGCAGCTCATATGGCCGAAAATGTGGGACATGTCGATGAAATCTTGACTAAATCAAGAAAAAATGAAAGTTGTGGTTTTCTAGGTAATAATTTAACGGTTGCTATGAGGGTTCAACTTAGGAATCCGTTGCGCGACTACGAAACAGTTGGAACTCCAATGGTTGCATTTATCGAGGTGGAGAGGGTTTACATTGATTTGAAGCCGAAGATATTATCGCTTGGTGAACAATCTGAATCTGATGATCAAGAGGATAATCATCAAGAAGAATTTGGTATTGGTACTCCGCTTTTTAAAATAAGAGAAGTTCATGTTGCGGGATTTAAGACTCTAATGGAGACGAATGAGAAGTGTTTTTGGGAACGGAGGAGAAGAGGAGAGCAACAGTCGGGTAGTCGTTGGTTGATTGCGGCGGGAATGGGTAAGAAGAAGGTTTTCAGTTCGAAATCGAATGCTATCGTGAAATCTTCCTTATCGGGGATGACAAATGGTGTTTCGGTTGATAGTTTATGGAGCATTTCGGCTCATGTTCATGGATTGAGAGCTAGATGGAAAGAATTGGCTACGTTAAACCATCATATGCGAAATCCTGATGTCGTTTTCATGTGTTGAGGTTCGAGGTTTGTAATAACAGGTTGTGTTTTgattttggaaaaataaaataaagattataatttatagggtttaaattttgtttgaaataattagtaatattgttgttcatattatgaaaagttaaaactttgtattaatataattattatgaaaagttgaaaacatttaattaatagaattgtTACAAATATAACTTGTAGTATATTAATAATCTTGTTTCAAAAGTTGTATTTTACTATAATCATCCTCCTAACTAAtgtacaattatataaataaatgacatGTTCATAATCAAATTTGTGATCAAACCTtgcattttctttatttgtattacatagatttaaaattaatctaattgC
It encodes the following:
- the LOC124925942 gene encoding protein PLASTID MOVEMENT IMPAIRED 1-RELATED 1-like isoform X2, producing MFQSVVGSVKENHNNGSNSGRLLRDIEEISKALYLNRVSSNRSKSSGRYTKIKFANEELFDEEKKPSSLWKNWKPFKALTHIRSHRFYCHFFLHVHTIEDIPSSLNNAYLCVNWIRKEKELQTRPAPVSQGFAEFEETLVFRCPVYGSKNRHHHSTKYEAKPFLLSVSVIGDPSLETGKHWVDLTRLLPPTMDELEVEKNLGKWTTSFRLTGKAKGAVLNVSFGFAVMGRHPFEQSANMNIFRLLHENSSTLNVQLPNQGTELAQSITSLYEKLDEGKSEQQPCIDESYVDNSGNEFFSGEFTVIDCGIEFSRIKSLRSEDRNESFDGYSVKTINLKDIFDIDDPAPLTESTEIKRDNFVVDSSDADDSLRQQNPRIGIQIESESPKMERSRSLDDITESDFLKLLGIDQNTLESGYETEPHSPKERLVLFDVDQIEEQLDFEEHKNDNTSLISRRNAKMLEVMETKALMVEWNLDEKFFLGSPSISSGGFGSPIYIPSIDVPLEFPPIAEGLDSFLETKDGGFLRSMNPCLFKEAKNGGRLIMQVSVPVVLPVVMGSSIMEILEHWASVGNQKMQMQMNKLMPLEDLTGKKMEEMAWNLASKQEAIKRRLSSLNVEQQEEDGENESSFDYVLDELILNSQFSNDMDSDLIALKDVAPLTMDKIEALTIQGLRIQSGLSDEEAPSTIRPQSIGNNVTFLNKGHLLCFDEEEEEEDSNKAQLNEEHNDIDHLINLSITLDEWLRLDSGLFDEITDTSEILAAHMAENVGHVDEILTKSRKNESCGFLGNNLTVAMRVQLRNPLRDYETVGTPMVAFIEVERVYIDLKPKILSLGEQSESDDQEDNHQEEFGIGTPLFKIREVHVAGFKTLMETNEKCFWERRRRGEQQSGSRWLIAAGMGKKKVFSSKSNAIVKSSLSGMTNGVSVDSLWSISAHVHGLRARWKELATLNHHMRNPDVVFMC
- the LOC124925942 gene encoding protein PLASTID MOVEMENT IMPAIRED 1-RELATED 1-like isoform X1, with the protein product MFQSVVGSVKENHNNGSNSGRLLRDIEEISKALYLNRVSSNRSKSSGRYTKIKFANEELFDEEKKPSSLWKNWKPFKALTHIRSHRFYCHFFLHVHTIEDIPSSLNNAYLCVNWIRKEKELQTRPAPVSQGFAEFEETLVFRCPVYGSKNRHHHSTKYEAKPFLLSVSVIGDPSLETGKHWVDLTRLLPPTMDELEVEKNLGKWTTSFRLTGKAKGAVLNVSFGFAVMGRHPFEQSANMNIFRLLHENSSTLNVQLPNQGTELAQSITSLYEKLDEGKSEQQPCIDESYVDNSGNEFFSGEFTVIDCGIEFSRIKSLRSEDRNESFDGYSVKTINLKDIFDIDDPAPLTESTEIKRDNFVVDSSDADDSLRQQNPRIGIQIESESPKMERSRSLDDITESDFLKLLGIDQNTLESGYETEPHSPKERLVLFDVDQIEEQLDFEEHKNDNTSLISRRNAKMLEVMETKALMVEWNLDEKFFLGSPSISSGGFGSPIYIPSIDVPLEFPPIAEGLDSFLETKDGGFLRSMNPCLFKEAKNGGRLIMQVSVPVVLPVVMGSSIMEILEHWASVGNQKMQMQMNKLMPLEDLTGKKMEEMAWNLASKQEAIKSRRLSSLNVEQQEEDGENESSFDYVLDELILNSQFSNDMDSDLIALKDVAPLTMDKIEALTIQGLRIQSGLSDEEAPSTIRPQSIGNNVTFLNKGHLLCFDEEEEEEDSNKAQLNEEHNDIDHLINLSITLDEWLRLDSGLFDEITDTSEILAAHMAENVGHVDEILTKSRKNESCGFLGNNLTVAMRVQLRNPLRDYETVGTPMVAFIEVERVYIDLKPKILSLGEQSESDDQEDNHQEEFGIGTPLFKIREVHVAGFKTLMETNEKCFWERRRRGEQQSGSRWLIAAGMGKKKVFSSKSNAIVKSSLSGMTNGVSVDSLWSISAHVHGLRARWKELATLNHHMRNPDVVFMC